In Rhizobium glycinendophyticum, the DNA window AAGAGTTTGGGCGCGCCACGGTGCTCGTCAATGCGCTGCAGGAACCCCGCGTTCAGTTCGAACTGCAGCAGATTGACCATCCTGCCGGACGTCCGCTCGTGCTCGTCGAACCCGCAATGCGCTCCACGGCGCCCGCCATTGCCGCCGCAGCAAGGGTCATGGTGGCCGAAGATCCCGACGCCGTTCTGCTGGTGGTGCCGAGCGACCACCGCATCGGTCGCTCAGACCGCCTGCAGGATGCCTATCGCGCCGCCCTGCCCTTCGTGCAGCAGGGTGGGATCGCTCTTTTCGGTATCCGGCCGACGGCACCCGAAACGGGCTTCGGCTATATCGAAGCCGAAGCCGACGGCGCAGGCGCCGTGCTGAAAGTGCTCAGCTTCGTCGAAAAGCCGCACTTCGACCTTGCCTCCCGCCTCGTCGCAGATGGCCGCCACACCTGGAACAGCGGTATATTCATGTTCCGCGCCGATACCATCCTTGCGGAATTGGCTGGTCACGCACCAGAGGTCCTCGCCGCAGTCGATGCCAGTATCGCCGAGGCAAGCCGCTCGGACAACAGCCTGCGCCTGTCGCAGACTTTTACCGCATCACCGGAAATTTCCATTGACCACGCTGTTATGGAGCATTCATCCCGGCTCGGCGTTCTCCCGGTCTCGCCGGAATGGAATGACCTCGGCTCCTTCGAAGCGCTCTGGGAAACTGGCCAGCGCAACGCGGAGGAAAATGTTCTTAAAGGCGACGTCCTGCTGCGCGACGTCCGCCGCAGCTACATCAGCGGTTCGCGCCGCCTGATCTCCGTTATCGGCCTCTCCAACATCGTCGTCGTCGATACGGACGATGTCCTGCTCGTCGCCTCGCGCGCACAGTCACAGGATGTGAAGTTTGTCGCCCAGCATCTGGCGAAGCTCGGCCATCCCGCCGCTGACAGCCACCTCCTTCGCCAGCAGTCCGGCGGAAGCCGCCGCCTGCTTGAAGAGGGACCGGGTTTCCGTGTCGAACGCATCGACATCCTGCCGGGCGCCATGCTGGACCTGGAACGGGAGGAAACACCGGCCTCGGTCAGCATCGTGATGTTGTCCGGCGAGGCTGTGCTCGGCGAGCCGGGTGCTGAAACAGTCCTGACACAGGGTTTTGGCCTTGATCTCCGAGCGCCCCAGAAACTCGTCCTGCGCAATCCCGGCGAGCAGACTGCAACCCTGATGCTGAGCGTCACGCGCGCCGTGGAAGAGGCAGGAAGCCTTGCCCAGCAAAGGAAGGTGGGCTGATGGCCACGCTCACCCTTTGCCCCGGCGGAACCCGCCTGTGCCTCCTCTTGCTCACGGGTTACCTGGCCTTTGCCGCACCAGCCTCCGCGTCCATCGAGAGTGAAGTGGACATGGCACGCACCATCGTAACCGAGGGTATTGTGAAGCTGGATTCCGAGCGAAACCCTCAGGCGCGTGTCCGCCTGCTGAACGAGGCGGTAGACGCAATCGGTGTTCTGGAGGGGCTGGGGCGCGATGATCCGGCTGATGCCGGAGCGAAGAAAGCCTTGGTGGACCTCGCTGCGCAGGCCATCCTCCCCGATGTCCTTCGCCTCAGCCTCGTCGAGGCCTTGGCAGCACTCATCGGCCCCGGCGATGCCGGCCTTCAGGCGGACCTAGACGCCAAAGCCGCAATGGAGGCCATCAGGGATCCGGCTTACCGCTCAGCAGGCTGGAGCGCGCTCGCCGCAGCCCATGTCCGCACCGAACAGGGGGAGGAGGCCGAACGTCTGGCGACACTCGCCATTGAGGACGCACGCGGCATCGACCGGGATGCGACACGCGACGGTGCCCTGCGGGCCGCAGTCTTGGTTTTTCCGCGTGGCAAGCTGCCTGAAGGCATTCTTGAGATAGCCACCAATTCCGTCGTCCTCGCCCGCACCCGTGCCGAACTATATCAGAGGGTCGCCCTCGATGCGCTGGCCGCGGAAGGCATGCTCAACCCGTCCAGAGATGCACTGACGCCGCTTATCGAAGCAGCGCTCACCGCCAAGAATGGCGCACGCGCCCTTGTGCTTACCCAGGCACTGGACCGCGATGAGGATGTCCGCGTCGAGTTCCTAGACAACATCCTGCGCCTGGCGCTCGACAAGCGCGACGATGCGCTCGCACTGCGCACGGCAAAATCCATGTCCCGTGACCGTGATCAGAACAAGGCGCTGCGCCAACTCATCGACGTCCGGATCGACCGCAGCAAGGCTTTGCGCGCTCGCGAAATCGTTCCCCTGCTTTTGACGGCCAAGGCGCGTGTCGATGCCGATATTGCGATCGCCAAGAATCTCCGCCGTCAGGGTTATGTCGAAGCCGGCCGCGAGATCCTGCTTCAGGATGTCGCCCTGAAACTCGATGACCCCAATGCCACGGCGAACCTCGTCGCGGCATTGGCGGCCTTCGCGGAATTCGGGCCAGCGCAAACCCTCGCCCGCGCGCTGCCGGAAGGCAACGAACGGTCCCTCGCCATGTCTCGCCTGGTCAAAGGTTTCGCTGATGACGACCGGCTGGACGACGCAAACGAACTGCTGGCGGAAATCTCGCGTCGGGAAGATCAGAGCTATGCCCGCTCTGCCATTGCCCGTGCCTTCGTCAAACGCGGCAACACGCAGGAGGCGACAGCAAGTCTCGTCAAGATCGACCCGGGGGCGGATCGAGATCGGGTTCTCGAGGCGCTCGCCGAGCATGCCGTCGAGAAGGGCGACATGGGCCTTGCTCGCGATTTTCTGGTCCAGGCCGCCGGTGACGAAACCCGCTGCCGCATCCTGATCGAGATCGCGCTCGCCACCCAGGGCAAGGCCTCCGCCCGGGAAATCCTGGAAGAAGCGGTTGCCCTCCTCGCCAACGGCAGGGACGTCGACGACAGCCGTGCGGAAATTGCCATCGCCTTCGCCCGAATTGGCGAGCTCGCCCGTGCTGACAGCCTGCTCGACGCCATCGGCGACCAAGGCGCCCGCAAAGAGGCCGAAAGCGAAATCGCCGATCTCCTGGTGAAGCAGGGCGCTTTGGAACCGGCAGAACGCCGGCTGCCCCGCCTGCCGGCCGATCTCGCGGCGACCCTGCGTGCGGATTTGGCCTATGCAAACTTCGAGAAAACCGGAGAGGTCGAGACCTTCGTCTCCAGCGTCGCCGGCCTCCCTTGGCAGGCCCGCGTCCCGGCCCTGCGCCGGATGGCTGAAGCCCGGGCAATAACGCTCGACGTCAAGGGATGGCTGAGCGATCCTCAGATCGATCCCTTGGCGGTGACCACGCCTGCTGCAGCGGGACAACCGGCCGATTTTGCCATCGGCCGCCATCAGATTGTCGCCCCGGCGCCCTCGACGAGGGCACTCCCCGGCATTCGGATGCCGAACATTTTCGAGCATGATGCAGCCATGCTGCGGAGCCGCGTCCCCGCCCCGGCCGGGGGCGTAGGCCATCTCGCAATTCTCGGCTTCAGTCCCTTCAGCCTGGAGGCTTTCAAGCTGAGCACCGGTGGCGAGGCTGCCATCCATCAGGTCCAGATCTCCCAGCAGATGACATGGCCGCGTTACATCGCCGTCGAAAAGGGTGTCGTGACACTCGGCACTCTCCTGCGCGACCTCCCGGAAACCACCGCGCGCCGCCTTCTGTCCGTTGAGGGCGACACCCTTCTGGTCCGCGTTCCCATCATCGTACTGCCCGGTGCAACGCTGCTGATGTCAGGCGCGGAATTCAGCCAGTACAAGCTCGGCGCCCAATCCGGCACCTTCATCGCCGTTGCCGGACGCCTCGTCGTCCAGGATGCCGAAATCATCGGCTATGACGAGATTGCCGCCCGCCCGGCCGTTGCAACCGACAAGACACGGGCGAATTTCCGTCCATTCATCACCGCCTGGGGCGGCAGCGACATCCAGATCGCCGGCAGTCGCCTCGCCATGTTGGGCTACGACAGCAGCAAGGCCTTCGGCCTTACCCAGTCCAGCGGCGCCGCCGTGCAGTCGCTCTATGCCTTCGACGACAATCGCCCTACGGGCAACATCGTCGACAACAGCTTCGAGAACCTGCGCTATGGCTATTACAGCTACGAGGTCGATCATGTCCGCGTCATCGGCAACGAATATCGCGACAACATCATATACGGCATCGACCCGCATGACCGGTCGCGTCACCTGCTGATTGCGCTCAACACCGCCTATGGCTCGCAGAAAAAGCACGGGATCATCGTCTCGCGCGAAGTCGACGACAGTTTCATCGTCGGCAATGTTTCCGTTCACAACAGAGGCTCGGGCATCATGCTCGACCGCACCAGTGTCCGCAACATCGTCTATGCCAACACGGCGGTCGCAAACGAGGGTGACGGCCTCACCTTCTACGAAAGCGGCTGCAACATCGCTGCGGCCAACGACCTCAGTCGCAACCGTCGCGCCGGCATCAAGATCCGCAACAGCGCCGATGTCGGCATTTACGACAATCGCGTAGAGGCCAACACGCAAAGCGGCGCCGACATTTATGTCGCCGACCTGCGTCAGTCGCCGGAAGGCAAGACCCGGAATTTCGAGCTCGACCCCTACCAGACACTGGTCACGGCCGTCATCAGCGGCAATGCCTTCTCCGAGAACGCAGACGCCATCAATGTTGCGGGCGCTGCCCAACTTCAGCTCGACGGCAACATGTATCGGCGCCAGCGCGACAACATCTTCGCTGGAGACCTGCGCCAACTATCCCCCTTCCTGCTGCGCCTGCGCGAGACATCGGCTCTCCTCACCGACAATAGCTGTGAGCCGGAAGAGCCAGTACAAAGCTGCAGGTTCGGCGAATGGCCGCATCCGCCGCGTAAGCGCAACATCTGCACCGGGATGATGCTGTCCCCGGCACCGGCCGCGATCGGCGAGGCGGCACGGGATGGCTAGGCTCTTTTCGCTCGTGATTGCGGCCTGCCTTTTGCTGGGCCTTGCGCTTCCGGCGATGGCATCGGGCTGGGCAGGCCTCTTCGACGTCAAGAGCCGGGCCAACGCCCTTCAGACCGACGCCTACAGAGACATTCGCGCGCTGTGCCTCGCGATCGCCATCGATCCTGCCTGGGAGACGCTGAAACCGATCCGCAGGCTCGCAACTACCGAAGGTTACGGCTCCGACACCTCGGCTGAGGATTTCTCTTGGGCTGTGATGGTGCTCTCCGGTCGTGCTCTCGCCGGCGACGCCGGTGCTCGCAGCCGCCTGAGCGATCTGCTTGACCGCTGGGCAGCCGCCGCAGCCTTCACCGAAACGGAAGAGATCAACGATGCCTATTATGCGCTGAAGCGGCAATTGCTGCCGCTGAGCGTCGCCTATGCCATTCTCGAGCCCGGCATGGAGGCCGAACGGGAGGGCCGCCTGCGCGCCTGGATCGATGGCCTGGTCCGCAAGATCGACCACACCTTCGATGGGGACGTCGACCATAACAACCACCGGGTCTTGGCCGACAGTGTGCTTGCCGTCTGGGGCGCCCAGACCGGTAACAAAGCCATGATGGAAAAGGGTCTCGCCAGATACGAAACCGTTCTTGACGATGTCAGGCCGGATGGAACCCTGGCCCTGGAGGCAAGGCGGGGCGCTCGTGCCCTTTGGTATCAGCGCCAGACACTCTCAAGCCTGACCGTCATGGCCGAGACGGCACGCGGTCAGGGCTTTGATCTCTACGGCCGCACCTCGCCCGAAGGGCGCTCTTACGCCACCTTGCTCGGCGCGCTTCTCAACGGCATAGCCTCGCCGATCCTGGTCGCCGTCTATTCAGCCGAAAACCACATTCCCGGGCCTGAAAAAGACTTCCATCAGCTGGAACTCGGCTTCCTTGAGACCCGTGGTCACGGACGCCACTACATGGGCTGGGCCGAGGCGGCCATTCTTTCCGGTCACGGCCTCGCCTTCGATAGGCTGAAGGACCTCTTTTCGCGGCAGATCGTGGCACGACGGCCTCTGATTGATGAATTCATTGGTGGAAATTCGACATGTTTCTGGGGGCAGCCATGACAGGCCTTGCACAAATCTTCGCCGTTGGTCTCGCCATCCTCGGCCTGCTTCAGTCCGCAGTTGCCGCCGAGGAAACCGATTTCGCCGCTCGCTTCGCCGCGGAGCAAGCTTTGGTGGCGACGCTCTCCCACAGCACGATGCCCCAGGATCAGCGGCAACTGGGCGATCTCTATCGCGACGGCCTGATCTTCAGCGCCGACAACCCGATCCGCAAGGCCGATCGCAACGCTGCGATCGCCGCCTATCGCCGAGCGATGGAGCTCGGTGACAGCTCGCCCGCCGTCATCGTCTCTCTCGGGCGACTGCTGATGCGCGCCTCGGGCGGCCAAGGCTTTTCCGCGATAGAACCTGCGCTGCAGGCACTGGCACTCGAGGGCAACGGGGATGCGACTTATCTGCTCGCCATTGATGCGATGGAAAACCGCCACATGCCTCTGGAGCAGGCTATCCCGAGGCTTGAAGCGGCTGCAATGCTCGGAAGCGCCGGAGCCGTGAGGGACCTCGTCGCGGCCGGGGTCCCGGTGGGTGACACGCTTAAACAGGCGGTCCTCACCCGTCTCACCCAGCGTGCCGAAGAGGGGCAGGCCGCGGCCTCGCTTTCGCTGTTCCATTTTTACGCAGATGGTCTTCTGACCGATCGTGATCCGCATACGGCCATGAAATGGCTTAAACAGGCGGCTCAAAACGATCCGGTAGGAGCCGTCGAGCAACTGGCGGAACAGTATCTTCTGGGGCTCAATGTCGAGTCAGATCCGGTCCGCGCCGCCGATCTCTTCCGTCAGGCCGCCCGCGCTGGCGGGCGCAATGCGGCCCTGGCACTTGGTCGCGCGGCGATGACCGAGACGAACATGCCGGTATCAAACGCCGAAGCCCGGTGGTGGCTGCAGCGCGCGAGCGAAGCCAATGTGCGCACGGCCTCGGTCGAATTATCGAACCTGGACCTGAAGATTGCACTGGCCTTCAAGGGGGCGCCCGAGGAGCGCGAAAAGCTGATCATGGCAGCCCTCGAACCGATCGCCGACGATCCGGACGCCTTGGCCAATCTCGCCGATCACAACTGGCACTCGACCGACTCCGAGGTGATTGGCAAGGCTCTTCTGCCGCTGTTGGAAAAACAGGCCCTGAACGGTCGCAGCGTCGCTGCGCTCGCCTACAATGCCTGGCTTGAAGCGAATGGACGCCCCCTGCCCGACGCTATCGCCCGCGCCCTTATTGTAAGCCTGCGAAAAACCCCCTTCGTCAGCGTCGGGTTTTCCAATTTCACCATTGCCAGCCTGGCTCTGGATAGGCGGATGTCGGAAGCCGTTCTCAGTCGCAACGAAGCGATACGCCTGCTGTTCAAGGCAGCGGACGACAATGTCGGTCAAGCCATGCTGCGGCTCGGCCAGCTGTACCGCCAAGGCGATCAACTGGCACGCAGCGACAGCTTTGCGAAACGCTGGTTCATTCAGGCCAGTGAGCATGCCGTCGAACGCGCAGGCTGGGAATTGGCCGAAATGCAGGCCGCCTCGCGCGATCCCGGCGAACGGCAAGAAGCTGATCGTTTCTATCTCGGCGAGATCGATGCCGGAGATCCGCGCGGCGGTCTGGCCATGGTTCAGGCACACCTGCGCCAGGATAACTTGGACGGGATCACACTGGAACGGGCAAAATCCGCCATTCAGGCGCCGAATGACAGGATTGCTCTTGCATCCCTGCTCATTTCCAGCGGCATTCCCAGCCACCTCCAGCAAGCGGACACCCTTCTGTCCGGCCTCCGGGAAGATGAGCTGGAGCCCGCAGACCTCGTGGCTCTGGGGAGGTTGAAATCAGCTACGGCAGTTACGCCCGAACAGACGGCTGCGGCCATTTCGATGCTTGAAAAGGCGGCAGCGAGCGGTTCCCAGTATGCCCGCACCGCACTCGCGTCGAGTTACCTGTCATCTGTCATGCAGCGCGACAAGGTCCCGGCCGCCATCGCGATGCTGCAGCAAATTCTCGATGACAATCCGAAGGATCCCGAAGCCCGCCTCTTGCTTGCGCGCGCATACATGCTCGGCATCGGCGTCGAGCGTGATGCTCGCAAGGCGGCGTCGCTGGTCGGCGATGTGCGCAGAGAGAACGGCATGCGCATGCCGAAAGCCACATTGCTGGAGGCAGATTGGCTCGCCTTCTCCTCCGACGGTCGCAATCCCGCCAAAGCCGTAGCACTCCTCAATGCCCAGGCGGCCCGGGGTTCCTCAGCAGCCGAGCGCGCCCTCGGCGAATATTATCTCAATGGGTTCGGGCCGGCGATCCGGCCGGATGCCGCCGCCAGCCGCATGTATGCGGCTGCCCATTCCGGAGACAAGGAAGCAATGGCGGCCCTGGGCCACATGCTGTTGAACGGCTACGGACTCAGCCAGTCGCGCGAGGCGGGCCTTGGCTGGCTGGAGCGCGCGGCCAATGCCGGCAATACCGCCGCCATGTATGAGATCTCCCGCGTCTTTGCTCTGCGTCCCCAGGCAGAGAGCGATACACGTCAGGCCATTGCCTGGCTGCAAAAAGCGGCGGAACGCAATCATCCCAACGCCGCCTATCAGCTCGGCCTCGCATATCTGACCGGCGAATGGGTCGAGAAGGACGTGGAACAGGCCTCGATCTGGTTTGATCGTTCGGCACGGTCCGGAAATCTGCTCGCCGCCCGCACTCTGAAGGCGGTTCGTGACGGCGCGAAGGCCGAGGATGCCGCGATCGTCTCCGACACCGCAGACTGAAGAACGGGCACATGGCGGCCCGCAGGGGCTGCCTCGATGAAATGACTGCATGCAAGCAACGCGACTGGAGGACAGCATATGCAAGGATTTCGTATCCGCCGCTTCGGAATGGTGCTCGCAACCGCGGTCCTGGCGGCGGCCAGCCTTGGCGAGCGCAGCCATGCCGTATCCCAGGCCACAGAGGCCCTTTATCCGGCGGCGCCTCCGGCGCTCGATTACGGGCGCATCTGCCGCAAGCCCGATGTCCCGGCGCCGCTCGCCTTCGACTGGCGTGGCTGGACCGGCGGCCCGGTTCCCGTCTCTCAACAGCAGGTCTTTGCCGATGCCATCCGCTTCATCGACGGCGGCAGCGAAGTCACGCGCGATTTGCCGCTCGCACGGCGCATGCTGGAAATGCTAGTCTCCCAGGGCACGGGCCCTGCACTCGGGGCGCGGCGGCGATTGGCTCTGCTGCTGCTCGATGACCGGGCAGGGCCGCAAGATCGCAAACGCGCTGCGGACCTGCTCGTCGAAGCCACCGCGTCTCAGGAAACAGATGCCGCTCTGTCCCTCGGACGTTTGATTGCTGAGGGCGAGCTCCCCGGTCTTCCTTTGCCGGACGCGCCCCGTTACCTGGGGATCGCCGCGGGATTTGGCGAGCCGATGGCCGCCTTCGAACTCTCCGCACTTTATGCAAACGGCGCGCTGCCCGCACCGTTTGAAGAGGCCGCCGCACATTTCGCCAATCTCGGGACGATCAACCTGCAGACCGCGCTCGCTTCGGGCGACTGTGCCGTGGCGGCCGAATTTGGCCAGTTCCTTGTCGACAAAAACCTCCCGGACGGGGCCCAGCGCGCCGTAGCCTGGTTCGAGGTGGCAGCAAAGGCTGGCCACCGCAACGCCCTTGAAAAACTCGCCCGCGCCTACGCCACGGGGCGCGGCGTGGAAGCACAGCCCGAAGCTGCGCGCCGATATTGGTCCCGGGCGGTCGAAGCCGGATCGGTCGCCGGCCTTGCCGCCCTGGCCGAACAGGACCTCATCGCAGGTCTTGACACGCAGGACGTCCGCCACCGGCTTCAACTGGCCATGGCCAATGGCGATCCCAATGCCTTCCTGTTGGCCGCTCGCTTCTATCGCGGTGACTTCAACGCCAAGGCTGATTTCCGCGCGCTGCAGCAGGTCCTGGATCAAGCCACCGCGCGGTCGGATGTTTCGATCTTTACGCTGGACATTTTGGGGAATGCGATGCTGTCCGGTCAGGGCACCGCTCCCGATTTACAGAAAGCAAAGGCAATCTACGAGCGCATTCTGGCATACGGAACGGCCGACGCCGAAGCCATTTATGGTCGCTATTTGTTGAAATCGGGTGCAGGGATCGAGCAGGCCGTCACCCATCTCCAAAAGGCCGAGGCGACTGGTTCAGCGCTGGTCACGACCACGCTCGCCGACATCGCCGCCTGCCGGCAAGAAACCGGCTTCGACCAGCCGGCACTGCTGCGCAAGGCCGCCTCTGCAGGCAATCCACTCGCCCTGCGCAAACTGGCCCGCCTGTCCCTTGATGTTGGCAACAAGGCGCAGGCGGCCACACTGTTCGAAAAGGCGGCCAGTCTCGGCGACCGTATCGCCATGATCGAGCGAGCCGCCGCTATACTCCGCGAGGCTGAACAAGCCGGGAGGGAAGCCAAGGTCGCCGCGGAACTGATAGACGCAGCCGGCGCCCCTGGTGAGGGCATCATTGCCGGTCGTCTTGCGCTGTATCAGGCGCTTCGCAACGGTCGCCTCGGAGAAGATGCCGGGCGCAGCACTGCTCTCCTGCAGACACTCACCGCGAGCTTCGACCCGGCCGCCGATGTCGAGATCGTGCGCGATCGGCTGAAATCCGGCAGCATCACCTCAATCGATCCGGAAGCGCGCCAGCGGTTGGAACGCGCGGCGACTGCCGGCAATGCCGACGCCATGCTGATGCTCGCTCACCTGCTGGCTGCGGACAAGGCCACTGCCGCACAGGCAACCGAGTGGCTGATACGTGCAGCGGAACAAGGCAATTCCGAAGCTCTTTCCACCCTGCCGACGGATCGAGCAGTACTGACGCGCGTTACCGCCAGCCTCGAAAATGTCCTTCTCTGCGATGGCGACACGCTGGCGCAAAAGGCGCGGCTTTATCGACTGCTCGGCAACCAAGACGCTGCATCTGCCGCTCTGGCCACGGCAGAGCGAGTGGCCACGACCCGCTCGCCCCGCCAGATCTTTGCGCTCGCCCAGGCGGTCATGGCAATCACGCCGCAGGCAACGGACGATACGGAACGCGCCGCCCGTCTTCTTTTGAAGAGCGCCGAAGCCGGCTACGGAAAGGCGAGTCTGGCGCTCGCTCGACTTTACGACGGCGGCAAGCTCGGAGACCGGCACCTTGAGGCCATCGACTGGTATCGCCGCGCAGCCTTGGCGGACGAGCAGACCGCCGTCCCGGAGCTTGCTCGTCTTGCGAGTGGCGGCGCAGATGCGAATGCCCTCCAAGCCTTGAAATCTGTAGCCATAGCCGGCAACGTCACGGCCTTGCGCAGCCTGGGCATGTTGCTGGCCACCCGCACCGGGGCCGACCGCGACGAAGGCATCCACTTGCTTGAAGAAGCCGCCGCCCGGAAGGATGTCGCGGCGATGAAGATCCTCGCCCGCTTCCATGCGTCGGGCCTGGATGGACAGGTTTCGGCAGCCAAGAGCACCCAGTGGACCCGTATGGCCGCGGAAGAAGGCGATGCGGAAGCCATGTTCCAATACGCTCTCGCCCTCGACCTCGGGTTCGGCGTCGAATCCGATGCGAAATCCGCAAAAACCTGGCACCAGAAGGCACTTGAAAATGGTTTTGTTCAGTAAGTTTCAGGCTGTGTTCGCGCTGCTGTCGCAGCCCATTCGTCGCACCGGCTCGCGTCTGACACGCATAGGTCTGGTGCTCGGCCTCGGTTTCTCCGTTGCACTGGGCGCTCCCGTGGCGAGTGTTAGTTTTGCGGCCGGTGCCGAGACCTTGCTGCGTAACAACCTGCCGGCGGCCCTGCGCGGCAACCGTGTCGCGGTGCGGGAAGTTGCCCGCGCCATCATCCGCATCGGGCCGCGCTCGTTCAAGTCCGCGGCTCAGATTCGGCCGCTCTTGCGCAGCGAGGCCTTGCGCGGGTCGAGCGCTGCGGCCAACGCCTATGGGATCCTGCTCC includes these proteins:
- a CDS encoding tetratricopeptide repeat protein; protein product: MFLGAAMTGLAQIFAVGLAILGLLQSAVAAEETDFAARFAAEQALVATLSHSTMPQDQRQLGDLYRDGLIFSADNPIRKADRNAAIAAYRRAMELGDSSPAVIVSLGRLLMRASGGQGFSAIEPALQALALEGNGDATYLLAIDAMENRHMPLEQAIPRLEAAAMLGSAGAVRDLVAAGVPVGDTLKQAVLTRLTQRAEEGQAAASLSLFHFYADGLLTDRDPHTAMKWLKQAAQNDPVGAVEQLAEQYLLGLNVESDPVRAADLFRQAARAGGRNAALALGRAAMTETNMPVSNAEARWWLQRASEANVRTASVELSNLDLKIALAFKGAPEEREKLIMAALEPIADDPDALANLADHNWHSTDSEVIGKALLPLLEKQALNGRSVAALAYNAWLEANGRPLPDAIARALIVSLRKTPFVSVGFSNFTIASLALDRRMSEAVLSRNEAIRLLFKAADDNVGQAMLRLGQLYRQGDQLARSDSFAKRWFIQASEHAVERAGWELAEMQAASRDPGERQEADRFYLGEIDAGDPRGGLAMVQAHLRQDNLDGITLERAKSAIQAPNDRIALASLLISSGIPSHLQQADTLLSGLREDELEPADLVALGRLKSATAVTPEQTAAAISMLEKAAASGSQYARTALASSYLSSVMQRDKVPAAIAMLQQILDDNPKDPEARLLLARAYMLGIGVERDARKAASLVGDVRRENGMRMPKATLLEADWLAFSSDGRNPAKAVALLNAQAARGSSAAERALGEYYLNGFGPAIRPDAAASRMYAAAHSGDKEAMAALGHMLLNGYGLSQSREAGLGWLERAANAGNTAAMYEISRVFALRPQAESDTRQAIAWLQKAAERNHPNAAYQLGLAYLTGEWVEKDVEQASIWFDRSARSGNLLAARTLKAVRDGAKAEDAAIVSDTAD
- a CDS encoding NosD domain-containing protein — its product is MATLTLCPGGTRLCLLLLTGYLAFAAPASASIESEVDMARTIVTEGIVKLDSERNPQARVRLLNEAVDAIGVLEGLGRDDPADAGAKKALVDLAAQAILPDVLRLSLVEALAALIGPGDAGLQADLDAKAAMEAIRDPAYRSAGWSALAAAHVRTEQGEEAERLATLAIEDARGIDRDATRDGALRAAVLVFPRGKLPEGILEIATNSVVLARTRAELYQRVALDALAAEGMLNPSRDALTPLIEAALTAKNGARALVLTQALDRDEDVRVEFLDNILRLALDKRDDALALRTAKSMSRDRDQNKALRQLIDVRIDRSKALRAREIVPLLLTAKARVDADIAIAKNLRRQGYVEAGREILLQDVALKLDDPNATANLVAALAAFAEFGPAQTLARALPEGNERSLAMSRLVKGFADDDRLDDANELLAEISRREDQSYARSAIARAFVKRGNTQEATASLVKIDPGADRDRVLEALAEHAVEKGDMGLARDFLVQAAGDETRCRILIEIALATQGKASAREILEEAVALLANGRDVDDSRAEIAIAFARIGELARADSLLDAIGDQGARKEAESEIADLLVKQGALEPAERRLPRLPADLAATLRADLAYANFEKTGEVETFVSSVAGLPWQARVPALRRMAEARAITLDVKGWLSDPQIDPLAVTTPAAAGQPADFAIGRHQIVAPAPSTRALPGIRMPNIFEHDAAMLRSRVPAPAGGVGHLAILGFSPFSLEAFKLSTGGEAAIHQVQISQQMTWPRYIAVEKGVVTLGTLLRDLPETTARRLLSVEGDTLLVRVPIIVLPGATLLMSGAEFSQYKLGAQSGTFIAVAGRLVVQDAEIIGYDEIAARPAVATDKTRANFRPFITAWGGSDIQIAGSRLAMLGYDSSKAFGLTQSSGAAVQSLYAFDDNRPTGNIVDNSFENLRYGYYSYEVDHVRVIGNEYRDNIIYGIDPHDRSRHLLIALNTAYGSQKKHGIIVSREVDDSFIVGNVSVHNRGSGIMLDRTSVRNIVYANTAVANEGDGLTFYESGCNIAAANDLSRNRRAGIKIRNSADVGIYDNRVEANTQSGADIYVADLRQSPEGKTRNFELDPYQTLVTAVISGNAFSENADAINVAGAAQLQLDGNMYRRQRDNIFAGDLRQLSPFLLRLRETSALLTDNSCEPEEPVQSCRFGEWPHPPRKRNICTGMMLSPAPAAIGEAARDG
- a CDS encoding mannose-1-phosphate guanylyltransferase/mannose-6-phosphate isomerase, coding for MTPIRPVILCGGSGTRLWPLSRRLEPKQFQTLGGERSLFQDTLARFRDEEFGRATVLVNALQEPRVQFELQQIDHPAGRPLVLVEPAMRSTAPAIAAAARVMVAEDPDAVLLVVPSDHRIGRSDRLQDAYRAALPFVQQGGIALFGIRPTAPETGFGYIEAEADGAGAVLKVLSFVEKPHFDLASRLVADGRHTWNSGIFMFRADTILAELAGHAPEVLAAVDASIAEASRSDNSLRLSQTFTASPEISIDHAVMEHSSRLGVLPVSPEWNDLGSFEALWETGQRNAEENVLKGDVLLRDVRRSYISGSRRLISVIGLSNIVVVDTDDVLLVASRAQSQDVKFVAQHLAKLGHPAADSHLLRQQSGGSRRLLEEGPGFRVERIDILPGAMLDLEREETPASVSIVMLSGEAVLGEPGAETVLTQGFGLDLRAPQKLVLRNPGEQTATLMLSVTRAVEEAGSLAQQRKVG
- a CDS encoding alginate lyase family protein yields the protein MARLFSLVIAACLLLGLALPAMASGWAGLFDVKSRANALQTDAYRDIRALCLAIAIDPAWETLKPIRRLATTEGYGSDTSAEDFSWAVMVLSGRALAGDAGARSRLSDLLDRWAAAAAFTETEEINDAYYALKRQLLPLSVAYAILEPGMEAEREGRLRAWIDGLVRKIDHTFDGDVDHNNHRVLADSVLAVWGAQTGNKAMMEKGLARYETVLDDVRPDGTLALEARRGARALWYQRQTLSSLTVMAETARGQGFDLYGRTSPEGRSYATLLGALLNGIASPILVAVYSAENHIPGPEKDFHQLELGFLETRGHGRHYMGWAEAAILSGHGLAFDRLKDLFSRQIVARRPLIDEFIGGNSTCFWGQP